One Ursus arctos isolate Adak ecotype North America unplaced genomic scaffold, UrsArc2.0 scaffold_15, whole genome shotgun sequence genomic region harbors:
- the CLPTM1L gene encoding lipid scramblase CLPTM1L isoform X1 — MWSGRSSFTSLVVGVFVVYVVHTCWVMYGIVYTRPCASDGNCIQPYLARRPKLQLSVYTTTRSNLGAENNVDLVLNVEDFDVESKFERTVNVSVPKKTRNNGTLYAYIFLHHAGILPWHDGKQVHLVSPLTTYMVPKPEEVNLLTGESATQQQIEAEKKPSSALDEPVSHWRPRLTLNVMVDDFVFDGASLPADVHRYMKMIQLGKTVHYLPILFIDQLSNRVKDLMVINRSTTELPLTVSYDKISLGRLRFWIHMQDAVYSLQQFGFSEKDADEVKGIFVDTNLYFLALTFFVAAFHLLFDFLAFKNDISFWKKKKSMIGMSTKAVLWRCFSTVVIFLFLLDEQTSLLVLVPAGIGAAIELWKVKKALKMTILWRGLRPECQFGTYSESERKTEEYDTQAMKYLSYVLYPLCVGGAVYSLLNIKYKSWYSWLINSFVNGVYAFGFLFMLPQLFVNYKMKSVAHLPWKAFTYKAFNTFIDDVFAFIITMPTSHRLACFRDDVVFLVYLYQRWLYPVDKSRVNEFGESYEEKPPRKSHAD, encoded by the exons ATGTGGAGCGGCCGCAGCTCCTTTACCAGCCTGGTCGTGGGCGTGTTCGTGGTGTACGTGGTGCACACCTGCTGGGTCATGTACGGCATCGTCTACACCCGGCCGTGCGCCAGCGACGGCAACTGCATTCAGCCCTACCTGGCGCGGAGGCCCAAACTGCAG CTCAGCGTGTACACCACCACTCGGTCCAACCTTGGTGCTGAAAACAACGTGGATCTAGTCCTGAACGTGGAAGACTTTGACGTGGAGTCAAAATTTGAGAG gacAGTTAATGTTTCTGTACCaaagaaaactagaaacaacGGGACGTTGTATGCCTACATCTTCCTCCATCATGCTGGCATCCTGCCGTGGCATGACGGGAAGCAGGTGCACCTGGTGAGCCCTCTGACTACCTACATGGTCCCCAAACCGGAAGAGGTCaatctgctcactggggagtctgctacgCAG CAGCAGATAGAGGCAGAGAAGAAGCCATCAAGTGCCCTGGACGAGCCTGTTTCTCACTGGAGACCAAGACTGACACTGAATGTGATGGTGGACGACTTCGTCTTCGACGGGGCCTCCTTGCCTGCCGACGTGCATCGGTACATGAAGAT GATCCAGCTAGGGAAGACCGTGCACTACCTCCCCATCCTGTTCATTGACCAGCTCAGTAATCGGGTGAAGGACCTCATG GTCATAAACCGCTCCACCACGGAGCTGCCCCTCACTGTGTCCTACGACAAGATCTCGCTGGGGAGGCTGCGCTTCTGGATCCACATGCAGGACGCCGTGTACTCCCTGCAGCAGTTTG GATTTTCAGAGAAAGACGCCGATGAAGTCAAAGGCATTTTTGTCGACACCAACTTGTATTTCTTAGCGTTGACCTTCTTCGTCGCGGCATTTCAC CTTCTGTTTGATTTCCTGGCATTTAAAAATGACATCAGTttctggaagaagaagaagagcatgATTGGAATGTCCACCAAAGCAG TGCTCTGGCGCTGCTTCAGCACGGTGGTCATCTTCCTGTTCCTGCTGGACGAGCAGACGAGCCTGCTGGTGCTGGTCCCCGCGGGCATCGGCGCCGCCATCGAG CTATGGAAAGTGAAAAAGGCCTTGAAGATGACCATTCTTTGGAGAGGCCTGAGACCAGAGTGCCAG TTCGGCACTTACAGCGAGTCcgagaggaagacagaggagtACGACACTCAG GCCATGAAGTACCTGTCCTACGTGCTCTACCCTTTGTGCGTCGGGGGCGCTGTCTACTCCTTGCTGAACATCAAGTATAAGAG CTGGTACTCTTGGCTCATCAACAGCTTCGTCAACG gGGTGTACGCGTTCGGCTTCCTCTTCATGCTGCCCCAGCTCTTCGTGAACTACAAG ATGAAGTCAGTGGCGCACCTGCCCTGGAAGGCCTTCACCTACAAG GCCTTCAACACCTTCATCGACGACGTCTTCGCCTTCATTATCACCATGCCCACCTCCCATCGGCTGGCGTGCTTCAGGGACGACGTGGTGTTCCTCGTGTACCTTTACCAGCGATG GCTTTATCCCGTGGATAAAAGCAGGGTGAATGAGTTCGGGGAGTCGTACGAGGAGAAGCCCCCGCGGAAGTCCCACGCAGACTGA
- the CLPTM1L gene encoding lipid scramblase CLPTM1L isoform X2, with protein sequence MWSGRSSFTSLVVGVFVVYVVHTCWVMYGIVYTRPCASDGNCIQPYLARRPKLQLSVYTTTRSNLGAENNVDLVLNVEDFDVESKFERTVNVSVPKKTRNNGTLYAYIFLHHAGILPWHDGKQVHLVSPLTTYMVPKPEEVNLLTGESATQQIEAEKKPSSALDEPVSHWRPRLTLNVMVDDFVFDGASLPADVHRYMKMIQLGKTVHYLPILFIDQLSNRVKDLMVINRSTTELPLTVSYDKISLGRLRFWIHMQDAVYSLQQFGFSEKDADEVKGIFVDTNLYFLALTFFVAAFHLLFDFLAFKNDISFWKKKKSMIGMSTKAVLWRCFSTVVIFLFLLDEQTSLLVLVPAGIGAAIELWKVKKALKMTILWRGLRPECQFGTYSESERKTEEYDTQAMKYLSYVLYPLCVGGAVYSLLNIKYKSWYSWLINSFVNGVYAFGFLFMLPQLFVNYKMKSVAHLPWKAFTYKAFNTFIDDVFAFIITMPTSHRLACFRDDVVFLVYLYQRWLYPVDKSRVNEFGESYEEKPPRKSHAD encoded by the exons ATGTGGAGCGGCCGCAGCTCCTTTACCAGCCTGGTCGTGGGCGTGTTCGTGGTGTACGTGGTGCACACCTGCTGGGTCATGTACGGCATCGTCTACACCCGGCCGTGCGCCAGCGACGGCAACTGCATTCAGCCCTACCTGGCGCGGAGGCCCAAACTGCAG CTCAGCGTGTACACCACCACTCGGTCCAACCTTGGTGCTGAAAACAACGTGGATCTAGTCCTGAACGTGGAAGACTTTGACGTGGAGTCAAAATTTGAGAG gacAGTTAATGTTTCTGTACCaaagaaaactagaaacaacGGGACGTTGTATGCCTACATCTTCCTCCATCATGCTGGCATCCTGCCGTGGCATGACGGGAAGCAGGTGCACCTGGTGAGCCCTCTGACTACCTACATGGTCCCCAAACCGGAAGAGGTCaatctgctcactggggagtctgctacgCAG CAGATAGAGGCAGAGAAGAAGCCATCAAGTGCCCTGGACGAGCCTGTTTCTCACTGGAGACCAAGACTGACACTGAATGTGATGGTGGACGACTTCGTCTTCGACGGGGCCTCCTTGCCTGCCGACGTGCATCGGTACATGAAGAT GATCCAGCTAGGGAAGACCGTGCACTACCTCCCCATCCTGTTCATTGACCAGCTCAGTAATCGGGTGAAGGACCTCATG GTCATAAACCGCTCCACCACGGAGCTGCCCCTCACTGTGTCCTACGACAAGATCTCGCTGGGGAGGCTGCGCTTCTGGATCCACATGCAGGACGCCGTGTACTCCCTGCAGCAGTTTG GATTTTCAGAGAAAGACGCCGATGAAGTCAAAGGCATTTTTGTCGACACCAACTTGTATTTCTTAGCGTTGACCTTCTTCGTCGCGGCATTTCAC CTTCTGTTTGATTTCCTGGCATTTAAAAATGACATCAGTttctggaagaagaagaagagcatgATTGGAATGTCCACCAAAGCAG TGCTCTGGCGCTGCTTCAGCACGGTGGTCATCTTCCTGTTCCTGCTGGACGAGCAGACGAGCCTGCTGGTGCTGGTCCCCGCGGGCATCGGCGCCGCCATCGAG CTATGGAAAGTGAAAAAGGCCTTGAAGATGACCATTCTTTGGAGAGGCCTGAGACCAGAGTGCCAG TTCGGCACTTACAGCGAGTCcgagaggaagacagaggagtACGACACTCAG GCCATGAAGTACCTGTCCTACGTGCTCTACCCTTTGTGCGTCGGGGGCGCTGTCTACTCCTTGCTGAACATCAAGTATAAGAG CTGGTACTCTTGGCTCATCAACAGCTTCGTCAACG gGGTGTACGCGTTCGGCTTCCTCTTCATGCTGCCCCAGCTCTTCGTGAACTACAAG ATGAAGTCAGTGGCGCACCTGCCCTGGAAGGCCTTCACCTACAAG GCCTTCAACACCTTCATCGACGACGTCTTCGCCTTCATTATCACCATGCCCACCTCCCATCGGCTGGCGTGCTTCAGGGACGACGTGGTGTTCCTCGTGTACCTTTACCAGCGATG GCTTTATCCCGTGGATAAAAGCAGGGTGAATGAGTTCGGGGAGTCGTACGAGGAGAAGCCCCCGCGGAAGTCCCACGCAGACTGA
- the CLPTM1L gene encoding lipid scramblase CLPTM1L isoform X4, which produces MWSGRSSFTSLVVGVFVVYVVHTCWVMYGIVYTRPCASDGNCIQPYLARRPKLQLSVYTTTRSNLGAENNVDLVLNVEDFDVESKFERTVNVSVPKKTRNNGTLYAYIFLHHAGILPWHDGKQVHLVSPLTTYMVPKPEEVNLLTGESATQQIEAEKKPSSALDEPVSHWRPRLTLNVMVDDFVFDGASLPADVHRYMKMIQLGKTVHYLPILFIDQLSNRVKDLMVINRSTTELPLTVSYDKISLGRLRFWIHMQDAVYSLQQFGFSEKDADEVKGIFVDTNLYFLALTFFVAAFHLLFDFLAFKNDISFWKKKKSMIGMSTKAVLWRCFSTVVIFLFLLDEQTSLLVLVPAGIGAAIELWKVKKALKMTILWRGLRPECQFGTYSESERKTEEYDTQAMKYLSYVLYPLCVGGAVYSLLNIKYKSWYSWLINSFVNGVYAFGFLFMLPQLFVNYKMKSVAHLPWKAFTYKAFNTFIDDVFAFIITMPTSHRLACFRDDVVFLVYLYQRCCPGPQISLEHRALS; this is translated from the exons ATGTGGAGCGGCCGCAGCTCCTTTACCAGCCTGGTCGTGGGCGTGTTCGTGGTGTACGTGGTGCACACCTGCTGGGTCATGTACGGCATCGTCTACACCCGGCCGTGCGCCAGCGACGGCAACTGCATTCAGCCCTACCTGGCGCGGAGGCCCAAACTGCAG CTCAGCGTGTACACCACCACTCGGTCCAACCTTGGTGCTGAAAACAACGTGGATCTAGTCCTGAACGTGGAAGACTTTGACGTGGAGTCAAAATTTGAGAG gacAGTTAATGTTTCTGTACCaaagaaaactagaaacaacGGGACGTTGTATGCCTACATCTTCCTCCATCATGCTGGCATCCTGCCGTGGCATGACGGGAAGCAGGTGCACCTGGTGAGCCCTCTGACTACCTACATGGTCCCCAAACCGGAAGAGGTCaatctgctcactggggagtctgctacgCAG CAGATAGAGGCAGAGAAGAAGCCATCAAGTGCCCTGGACGAGCCTGTTTCTCACTGGAGACCAAGACTGACACTGAATGTGATGGTGGACGACTTCGTCTTCGACGGGGCCTCCTTGCCTGCCGACGTGCATCGGTACATGAAGAT GATCCAGCTAGGGAAGACCGTGCACTACCTCCCCATCCTGTTCATTGACCAGCTCAGTAATCGGGTGAAGGACCTCATG GTCATAAACCGCTCCACCACGGAGCTGCCCCTCACTGTGTCCTACGACAAGATCTCGCTGGGGAGGCTGCGCTTCTGGATCCACATGCAGGACGCCGTGTACTCCCTGCAGCAGTTTG GATTTTCAGAGAAAGACGCCGATGAAGTCAAAGGCATTTTTGTCGACACCAACTTGTATTTCTTAGCGTTGACCTTCTTCGTCGCGGCATTTCAC CTTCTGTTTGATTTCCTGGCATTTAAAAATGACATCAGTttctggaagaagaagaagagcatgATTGGAATGTCCACCAAAGCAG TGCTCTGGCGCTGCTTCAGCACGGTGGTCATCTTCCTGTTCCTGCTGGACGAGCAGACGAGCCTGCTGGTGCTGGTCCCCGCGGGCATCGGCGCCGCCATCGAG CTATGGAAAGTGAAAAAGGCCTTGAAGATGACCATTCTTTGGAGAGGCCTGAGACCAGAGTGCCAG TTCGGCACTTACAGCGAGTCcgagaggaagacagaggagtACGACACTCAG GCCATGAAGTACCTGTCCTACGTGCTCTACCCTTTGTGCGTCGGGGGCGCTGTCTACTCCTTGCTGAACATCAAGTATAAGAG CTGGTACTCTTGGCTCATCAACAGCTTCGTCAACG gGGTGTACGCGTTCGGCTTCCTCTTCATGCTGCCCCAGCTCTTCGTGAACTACAAG ATGAAGTCAGTGGCGCACCTGCCCTGGAAGGCCTTCACCTACAAG GCCTTCAACACCTTCATCGACGACGTCTTCGCCTTCATTATCACCATGCCCACCTCCCATCGGCTGGCGTGCTTCAGGGACGACGTGGTGTTCCTCGTGTACCTTTACCAGCGATG CTGCCCTGGGCCTCAGATCAGCCTCGAGCACAGAGCTCTGTCCTGA
- the CLPTM1L gene encoding lipid scramblase CLPTM1L isoform X3: MWSGRSSFTSLVVGVFVVYVVHTCWVMYGIVYTRPCASDGNCIQPYLARRPKLQLSVYTTTRSNLGAENNVDLVLNVEDFDVESKFERTVNVSVPKKTRNNGTLYAYIFLHHAGILPWHDGKQVHLVSPLTTYMVPKPEEVNLLTGESATQQQIEAEKKPSSALDEPVSHWRPRLTLNVMVDDFVFDGASLPADVHRYMKMIQLGKTVHYLPILFIDQLSNRVKDLMVINRSTTELPLTVSYDKISLGRLRFWIHMQDAVYSLQQFGFSEKDADEVKGIFVDTNLYFLALTFFVAAFHLLFDFLAFKNDISFWKKKKSMIGMSTKAVLWRCFSTVVIFLFLLDEQTSLLVLVPAGIGAAIELWKVKKALKMTILWRGLRPECQFGTYSESERKTEEYDTQAMKYLSYVLYPLCVGGAVYSLLNIKYKSWYSWLINSFVNGVYAFGFLFMLPQLFVNYKMKSVAHLPWKAFTYKAFNTFIDDVFAFIITMPTSHRLACFRDDVVFLVYLYQRCCPGPQISLEHRALS; encoded by the exons ATGTGGAGCGGCCGCAGCTCCTTTACCAGCCTGGTCGTGGGCGTGTTCGTGGTGTACGTGGTGCACACCTGCTGGGTCATGTACGGCATCGTCTACACCCGGCCGTGCGCCAGCGACGGCAACTGCATTCAGCCCTACCTGGCGCGGAGGCCCAAACTGCAG CTCAGCGTGTACACCACCACTCGGTCCAACCTTGGTGCTGAAAACAACGTGGATCTAGTCCTGAACGTGGAAGACTTTGACGTGGAGTCAAAATTTGAGAG gacAGTTAATGTTTCTGTACCaaagaaaactagaaacaacGGGACGTTGTATGCCTACATCTTCCTCCATCATGCTGGCATCCTGCCGTGGCATGACGGGAAGCAGGTGCACCTGGTGAGCCCTCTGACTACCTACATGGTCCCCAAACCGGAAGAGGTCaatctgctcactggggagtctgctacgCAG CAGCAGATAGAGGCAGAGAAGAAGCCATCAAGTGCCCTGGACGAGCCTGTTTCTCACTGGAGACCAAGACTGACACTGAATGTGATGGTGGACGACTTCGTCTTCGACGGGGCCTCCTTGCCTGCCGACGTGCATCGGTACATGAAGAT GATCCAGCTAGGGAAGACCGTGCACTACCTCCCCATCCTGTTCATTGACCAGCTCAGTAATCGGGTGAAGGACCTCATG GTCATAAACCGCTCCACCACGGAGCTGCCCCTCACTGTGTCCTACGACAAGATCTCGCTGGGGAGGCTGCGCTTCTGGATCCACATGCAGGACGCCGTGTACTCCCTGCAGCAGTTTG GATTTTCAGAGAAAGACGCCGATGAAGTCAAAGGCATTTTTGTCGACACCAACTTGTATTTCTTAGCGTTGACCTTCTTCGTCGCGGCATTTCAC CTTCTGTTTGATTTCCTGGCATTTAAAAATGACATCAGTttctggaagaagaagaagagcatgATTGGAATGTCCACCAAAGCAG TGCTCTGGCGCTGCTTCAGCACGGTGGTCATCTTCCTGTTCCTGCTGGACGAGCAGACGAGCCTGCTGGTGCTGGTCCCCGCGGGCATCGGCGCCGCCATCGAG CTATGGAAAGTGAAAAAGGCCTTGAAGATGACCATTCTTTGGAGAGGCCTGAGACCAGAGTGCCAG TTCGGCACTTACAGCGAGTCcgagaggaagacagaggagtACGACACTCAG GCCATGAAGTACCTGTCCTACGTGCTCTACCCTTTGTGCGTCGGGGGCGCTGTCTACTCCTTGCTGAACATCAAGTATAAGAG CTGGTACTCTTGGCTCATCAACAGCTTCGTCAACG gGGTGTACGCGTTCGGCTTCCTCTTCATGCTGCCCCAGCTCTTCGTGAACTACAAG ATGAAGTCAGTGGCGCACCTGCCCTGGAAGGCCTTCACCTACAAG GCCTTCAACACCTTCATCGACGACGTCTTCGCCTTCATTATCACCATGCCCACCTCCCATCGGCTGGCGTGCTTCAGGGACGACGTGGTGTTCCTCGTGTACCTTTACCAGCGATG CTGCCCTGGGCCTCAGATCAGCCTCGAGCACAGAGCTCTGTCCTGA